In bacterium, the genomic window CTGGAGGACTACACCGCCGACATCGGCGCGCCGCGCACCCTCGAGGGCCGCGAGTCGTTCTGGGCCCGCAGCCAGGTCGTCAACGGCGCGGTGGCCGCCGGCGCGCAGCCCATCGACACGGTGTTCAGCGACGTCGCCGACGAGGACGGCCTGCGCGCCTCCTGCGCCGAGGCCAAGGCGCTGGGCTTCGTCGGCAAGGGCTGCATCCACCCGCGGCAGATCGCCGTGGTGCACGCCGCCTTCGCGCCCACGCCGGACGAGCTGGCGAAGGCGCAGCGGATCGTGCTGGCGTTCGAGCAGGCCGAGGCGCAGGGACTCGGCGTGGTCGCCCTGGGCAGCAAGATGATCGACGCCCCGGTGGTCAAGCGGGCCCAGGGCGTCCTCGCGACGGCGCAGGCGGCGGGTCTGCTGCCGGCGGACTGGCGCGAATCCGGCAACGAGGGGGGCGCGCGATGACGAAGCTGGTCGAGAACGCCGCGGGCCGCCTGGTGCCGACCGAGATCAACGGCCACCCGGCCGTCCCCTTCCAGGGGGTGGGCCGCTACCGCCCGCAGGGGCGCAAGGCCGCCCCGCCCATCCGCTCCTGCGCCGACTACCCGGCCGACGGCGACAAGACCGCGCCGGACCTCAAGACCGCCCTGCAGCGTGCCGGCCTGCGCGACGGCATGACCATCGGCAGCCACCACCACCTGCGCAACGGCGACCTGGTCGTCAACCAGGTGTTCCGGGCGGCGGCCGAGCTGGGCGTCCGGGACCTGCGCTGGGTGCCCAGCGCGGCCTTCCCCTGCCACGCGCCGCTGATCGAGCTGCTGGAGAGCGGCGTCATCCACCACATCGAGGGCAGCATGAACGGCCCCCTGGGCGACTACTGCAGCCAGGGCCGGATGCGGGGGATGGGCGTGCTGCGCAGCCACGGCGGCCGCTGGCAGGCGATCCAGGACGGCGAGGTCCACATCGACATCGCGGTCATCGCGGCCCCGACGGCCGACCCCTTCGGCAACGCGACCGGCGACCGCGGCCCGACCGCCTGCGGACTTTTGGGCTTCGCGCTGGCGGACTCGATGTACGCCGACCACGTCATCGTGGTCACCGACAACCTCGTGCCGTTCCCCTGCGTCCCCTGGCAGATCCAGGGCAACAACGTCGACCAGGTCGTCGTGATGGACCGCATCGGCGACGCCAGCAAGATCGTCTCGGGCACCACCGAGATCACCAAGTCGCCCGACCGCCTGCTCATCGCCGAGCTGACCGCCCGCTTCTGCGACGAGGCCGGCATCATCCGCGACGGCTTCAGCTTCCAGGCCGGCGCCGGCGGCACGGCCCTGAGCTTCGCCCTGTTCCTGCGCGACATCATGCGCGAGCGCCGGATCAAGGCGCGCTTCGTGCGCGGCGGCAGCACCCAGTACCTGGTCGACATGCTCGAGGAGGGCCTCACCGACTACATCCTCGACGGCCAGACCTTCGACCTCGCCGGCGTGCGCTCGATGCGCGAGAACCCCGGCCACGTCAACACCAGCCCCTTCACCAGCTACAACTGGCACGGCAAGGGCAACTTCGCCAGCCTGCTGGACGCCGTCGTGCTGGGCGCCACCGAGGTCGACGTCGACTTCAACGCCAACGTCGTGACCCACAGCGACGGCCGGCTGCTGCACGGCATCGGCGGCTGGATGAACTGCCTGGCCGGCAGGTGCACCATCCTGCCG contains:
- a CDS encoding citrate lyase subunit alpha, with the protein product MTKLVENAAGRLVPTEINGHPAVPFQGVGRYRPQGRKAAPPIRSCADYPADGDKTAPDLKTALQRAGLRDGMTIGSHHHLRNGDLVVNQVFRAAAELGVRDLRWVPSAAFPCHAPLIELLESGVIHHIEGSMNGPLGDYCSQGRMRGMGVLRSHGGRWQAIQDGEVHIDIAVIAAPTADPFGNATGDRGPTACGLLGFALADSMYADHVIVVTDNLVPFPCVPWQIQGNNVDQVVVMDRIGDASKIVSGTTEITKSPDRLLIAELTARFCDEAGIIRDGFSFQAGAGGTALSFALFLRDIMRERRIKARFVRGGSTQYLVDMLEEGLTDYILDGQTFDLAGVRSMRENPGHVNTSPFTSYNWHGKGNFASLLDAVVLGATEVDVDFNANVVTHSDGRLLHGIGGWMNCLAGRCTILPIPSFRDRIPVLVDRVTTLCGPGELIDVVVTERGIAVNPLRQDLLGKLRGSSLPLRDIRDLKAEVEEIVGGPPAPPELGEKVVAAIKWVDGTVIDGVREVKG